The window ATCCACGATCTTATCGGCAGCTTCCGGTGCTCCGAGACGCTTCATCGCCTTGCCCATTTCGGCTAATTTTGCCACATCTCCTGCCATCTCTTTGAGCGTATCCCGCACACTTTCCACAGTGAGCTCACTTTCACGACAGACAAAAGCTCCACCGCCCTGTGCATAGTGCTCCGCATTTTTCTGTTGATGATCATCAGCCGCATGGGGATAAGGTACCAGAAGTGCAGGCTTACCGAGCACAGCAAGTTCTGTCAAAGTAGTGGCTCCCGAACGCGACACGAGAAAATCTGCCTGCTCATAGACAGCTTTCATGTCCTCAAAAAACGCTGACACCTGGGCATCAACTCCGGCCTGCTCATAGCTCTTTTGCACCCAATCACAATCCCTGGCACCTGTCTGGTGAATCACCCGAAACTGCCCGAATGCTTTATTATTTGCGCTGCAGATCGCTCCGGTTACAAGCTTGTTCAAAGCCTGGGCTCCCTGGCTGCCGCCGAGCACCAGCAATGTGAACGGCTTGGGTTCATCCGTATCCTTGTTTTCGCCTGCAAGTGCCAGGATATCCTGCCGCACAGGGTTACCTGTGAACACAACTTTTTCCGACGGAAAAAATCGTTCACTTCCCGGCAGTGAAATACACACTTTTTCTACAATTGCGCCAAGCTTTCTATTCGCCATCCCCGGCACAGAATTCTGCTCGTGCACAATGGTCGGCACACCAGCGATCCGAGCTGCAAGCATCACAGGGCCGGTGACATAACCCCCGACTCCCAGGGCAACATCCGGCTTAAAACGACGGATATGCGACAACGCCTGGAAAAACGATATTGGTAACACTGCCAGGGCTTTCAGCAAGGCAGGGATTGTTTTCCCTTTCAGCCCATAGCTGTAGATCGAAGAGCTGGCAAATCCGTATTTTTCGAGACTTGTGGTATCAATTTTTCTGCGGGTGCCGATAAAAAGCACCTCGCTCTCCGGCTCTCTTCTTGTAAGAGCCTGTGCTGCTGCCACTGCCGGGAAGAGATGTCCTCCGGTGCCTCCACCGGTAATCAGCATTCGAATGGGTTTAGTTGGCGTCATTTTCGCCCCCATCAGGCATTTTTTCCGCCGACTGTTCAGCCACTAGCCGAAGAACTTCTTCACTGAAAACCTGCCCGCGATGACCATAGCTGTTGAACATGTCAAAACTCGCACATGCCGGGGAAAGCAATACGGTATCGCCGGCCTTGGCCAGCTGAGTTGCCTTGCGCACAGCATCCGCCATGGTTGTGGCCATATGCAGCGGCACAGCGCCATTGAAAGAAGTCTTCATCTTTTCAGCAGCTTCACCGATCAACACAACATCTTTGGCCTTATCGCGGATCGCCGCTTTCAGCATGCTGTAGTCTTCACCCTTTTCCCGACCGCCTGCGATTAAAACAGCTTTGCCGGAGAGCTGCTCAAGAGCTGCGATGGCCGCTCCGGTATTGGTCGCTTTCGAGTCATCGACATAGAGCACGCCACGGTGTTCAGTGACCTGCTGCAAACGATGGGGAGCTGGGGTAAAGGATCTCAAGCCTGCCATAATTTGATCATGTGTAAGCCCCAGGATCTTGACGGCCAAAATCGCCGCAGCCGCGTTCTGGGCCCCGATCTTATTGGCAAGCACTGTTCCTGCCAGGTCGTAACACTCTTTGTTTTCAGCCCCTGACAACCAGATTTCATTGCCCTTGATCTGTGCGGCGTATTGCTTCTGATCACCACTTGTCCCAAACTTCAGACAATTGCTGGTAATCTTATCTGCAAGCTGCACACAGAGCGGATCGTCGCCATTGATAATGGCCGTATCTGCCGCTTTCTGGTTTGCAAATACTCTCATCTTGGCCGCCGCATATTCCTCGAGGCTGCCGTGACGATCGATATGATCCGGGGTGATATTGAGCAATACTGCCACCTGGGGCGCAAAGGTTCCAGCCATCAGCAACTGAAAGCTTGATAGCTCAAGAACCATCACCTCAGCATTGCCTCCCTCGTGCAGATACTGCACCAGGGGGGTACCTATATTCCCGCCGACAAAGACATTTATGCCTGCCTGTGCCAGAATTTCGCCGATCAAGGCTGTCACAGTAGTTTTGCCATTGGTGCCGGTTACAGCTACCACTTTCATGGAAAGCGATGGCGCGGCCACTGCCAGTTCACCAACCACAGGAATGCCAAGCCTGGTGAGACCGAGAATCACATTATGGTCCTGGGGGATACCTGGACTTGCAACCACCATATCCGCCTGCTGCAGGAATTCCAGAGTATGGCCTCCTGCTTCCCATTGCAGCCGGCTGTTTTCCAGCAACTCAGCCTCATCGGCAACAAGCTGTTCTGCCGAACGGTTATCTGATACAAACAACTCTGCTCCGAGGCCGAGACAATAGCGCACCATGGCCCGACCAGTTACTCCCAGCCCGATAACGCCGACCTTCATTCCCGGCTTTATTTTCAGTTCTTCATGCATCAGCGCAGTTTCAGGGTTGCTATGGCAAAGAGGCCGAGAATAATTGAGACAATCCAGAAACGAACTACCACCTTGGGCTCATGCCAGCCTTTTTTCTCAAAATGGTGGTGAAACGGTGCCATCAAAAAGATACGCTTGCCGTTGGTCATCTTGAAATAGCCAACCTGCATGATCACGGACAGTGCTTCCATCACGAAGATTCCACCGACTATGGCCAACAGAAATTCCTGTTTGATTATTATCGCCACAGAACCCAGCGCACCACCTAAGGCCAGTGAACCGGTGTCCCCCATAAATATCTGCGCAGGGTACGCGTTGAACCATAAAAATCCGAGACAGGCCCCAAATATCGCACCGCAGAAAATCGCCAGTTCGCCGCTGCCCTGGACATGCGGGATTTGCAGATAATCAGCCAGGACCGCATGCCCCGCCAGATAGCAGAACACCAGATAGACAGCCGAAGATACCACAGTAGGCCCGACGGCAAGGCCATCGAGGCCATCAGTCAGATTTACAGCGTTGGATGAACCGACAATGACCAGGATCGCAAAAACGATGTAAAACCAGCCTAAATCAGGATTAACATCTTTCAAAAATGGTAAACTCAACTGCCCATCATAACCGGGGTGAAAAAAGATAAAGAGCCCGACAACCGCGGCCCCGAGTATCTGCAGGAGGAGCTTAGCCCTGGCACTGAGACCGGCTGTGTTCTTCTTGCTCACCTTCTTGTAGTCATCAAAGGCTCCGATCATGCCGAAAAATACTGTGATAAAAAGCAGCAACCAGACCAATGGATTATCAAGCCGCGCCCAGAACAGGGTCGACAGCGTTATCGAGGCAAGTATTAACAAGCCACCCATGGTTGGCACCCCCTGCTTGGCAAGATGGGTTTCCGGGCCATCATCTCGTACTACCTGGCCAATCTGTTTGCGCTTGATCATGCGAATAAAAGCAGGACCAAAGATGATCATTATCAGAAAAGCGGTAACCGCCACCCCGATAGAGCGAAAGGTTATATATCGGAATACATTGAATCCGATAAATTCAGTGTGCAGTGGATAGAGTAAGTGATACAGCATTGTTCAATCTCGGCTAATTTTGTTGCGGGTTTAAAAGGGGGTTATCGAGTTGGTTTTCTACCTTGCATGACATCATTACTCAACCCTTTCCTGTCAACCTGGCAACTATTGTCTCCATCCGTAATCCACGGGACGCCTTTACCAGAATCCAGTCACCTTTGGTGACTTTTCCATCATCTTCTAACTTTTCAATCCATTCCGGAACGTTATCCTTATCGTCGAACCAGATCACAGCGTCAGCGGCCATACCAGCAGCTCGAGCTGCTGAGACAACGTCACCACCGAATTCTCCAACCACCGCCAGATAGTTCACATCAAGTTCCGCCACGACACGGCCTAACTGGCGATGAGCCTCGCTCGCCCCTTCGCCAAGCTCCAGCATATCACCCAACACTGCGACGCAACGACCGGAAGTCATCTCTTTGAGTGTTTTCAAAGCGACAACCATTGATGCGGGGTTGGCGTTATAAGTATCGTTTAATACACCTACGCCGCTTTTGGTCTTCAACTGCACCATGCGCCGGTCTGCTGGTCTGAAATCACCAAGCCCGGCCGCGATATCAACTAAGCGTATACCTGCTGCCACTCCTATTGCTGCTGAAGCAAGAGCATTAGCTACGTTATGGTAACCTACGGTATGGAGGCAAACTTCCTGCTGTTCGTCCCCGAGTTGCAGAGCAAATCTGATGAGGCCATCAGCACCGATACGGATGTCTGTTGCCAGGATTGTCGGATTGTTCCCGGCATCCGTTGAAAAACTGATCTGGCGCTGGCTGTAACTCTTTGCCATTTTTGCGATATGGGGATCATCGAGATTTATGATCAACACTGCATCCGCTTTTGCCTCTTCAAACAATTCCTCTTTGGCGGCAGCGACACCCTCGATGGTTTTCAACCCTTCCAGATGAACCGGATGAACGTTGGTAATACAGCAAATATCCGCTTCGGCTATTTTGGCCATTGTCCGGATTTCATCCGGTGCATTCATACCCATCTCGAGCACAGCTGCCCGATTCTGTGGACTAAGGGGAAGTAAGGAAAGCGGAAGACCGATCAGGTTGTTGAGGTTTCCCTTGGTCTGCAGTACCGCATTCTCTGGGTAATCTGGGCCTGCCGGCCATCTTCGCCTCATTATGGCCGCGGTCATCTCCTTAACGGTTGTCTTTCCGCAACTCCCCGTAATTGCTACCACACTTTGCTGATAGTGCCGGGCAAGCAACCTTCTTCTGTGTCGTGCCAGAGCCCCCAATGCCTCCAGGGTATCACTCACTTCAATCAGCGGCACTTGCAGCTGATCAGCCACAAAACCTTTTTCGACAACCGCACAACCCGCGCCTTTTTCTCCGACAGCGGCGACAAAGTCGTGGCCGTTAAAATTTTCTCCCCTGAGAGCTACAAAGATATCTCCGTTTTCAATCGATCTGCTGTCTGTGGAGACTTTGCCTAAACCCGGTTTACCTGCACTCAGGTCGGTTGATGTTACCAGCCGACCTTCAACCGCCTGGATCACCGACTCCATATTCCAGCTGAGCAGTGCTGTTTCAGCTTCAAGACAATCGTCAAAAAAATGTTTGCCGTTAATGCCGAGCTGATATTTTTCGTGTCCTTTGCCGGCTATCAGAACAATATCTCCGGCTCCCGCCGCTGCAATTGTCCGGGCAATAGCTTCTCGGCGATTACCTATCATGACAAAGCCGTGCTCACCCTCGGTTCTTGCCCTGAGCCATTCTTCATCCATTTGAGGACAGCCAGAGGCAAGCACGCCGGGCAGGATCTGGCTGCGAATCAATTCCGGATCTTCGGTACGTGGGTTATCATCTGTCACGACTGCGACATCAGCATATTCACCGGCAAATCCACCCATAACAGGGCGCTTGCCGTTGTCCCGATCGCCGCCACAGCCGAAGATGCAGAAGAGGTCCTTATGTGGCAACGCCTTCACTGTGGCCAGAACCTGCTTCAGCGCATCCGGGGTGTGGGCGTAATCGACGAAAACAACAGGTGGCTCAACAGACGTTCCGTCATCAACACTAATCCTTTGCAACCTGCCAGGTGCGCCAATCGAAACAGAAAGTGTCTTTATTGCTTGTGACGGTTGGATACCGAGAGCGAGGGCCAGCCCCAGGGCGGTGACATAGTTATCTACATTGAAATGCCCTACCAGCGGCGTCGTTACACTGAATTGCTGCCCATCGAGGACCAGATTGATTTCCGTTTTTTTCAGGGTGGATTGGTAGCTTTCAATACGAACATCCGCCCTTGCATCCTTGCCACAGGTGCGTAACCGAATACCATGCTGACAGCAGTAATCAACCATATTGCCCGACCAATCCTCAACTTCACCGGGCTGCTGTGGTGTTGAAATGATCGCGCAACCTGCAGGATCGAGATGATTGGAAAACAGAAGAGTTTTGGCAGCAAAGTACTCTTCCATCGTCGAGTGATAATCGAGATGGTCCCTGGAAAGATTGGTAAACCCGGCAATATTGAAGCGGAGATTGCCTATGCGCTGCTGTTCGAGCGCGTGGGACGACACCTCCATAATCACATATTCGACACCGGCCTCAGTCATTTCAAAGAGTAATGCCTGAAGCTGCATAGCCTCAGGTGTGGTGAAAGGGGATGGCAAAACAACCTGTTTGTCATCTACCAGATAGCGATAATTGATGGTGCCGATTACTCCGACGCTACAGCCGAGTCCTTTCAGCACATCCTCAAGCAGGTAGGTGGTAGTGGTTTTGCCGTTCGTCCCGGTGATCCCGATCAGCTTCACTTTCTCAGCCGGCCGCCCGTAATAGTTCTCGGCAATCTGTGCATAGGCGTAACGGCAATCAGGAACTTCAACGACTATCCCCTGCCAACCGTCTGCTACGTTCCACTCGGAGCCCTCTTCTACCACTACTGCTGCACAATTCTTTGCTGTTACCGCTGCAACAAATCTATGCCCGTCTGTGCGTGTACCGGGTAAAGCAATAAACAGATCATCCTGATCAATCTCCCTGGAATCACTGCTTACTTTACCTACCAGGCGCTGGGCACAACTCTCTTGTCCTGAATGGACTTCCTTGAAGTCTATTCCAGCAAACAACTCAAGCAGAGTTGCTGTACTTCCTGGGGGGAGCTTGTTCCCGGTTTTATTTTTCCGGTCGTCCATCTTTATTCCGACAGTTTTTGTTCTAGTGTTTCAAGTCGTACATCCTCCTGTCGCTGCAGTTTCAGTACACACTCTTCTGCTTCTGAAAAGGGCGTGCCTGCTGCGGGGTCCTGCGCTACCACCTGCCCTGTTCCATGGACACGGATGACACAATCTTTTCCCTGCAACAGGCGTAAGCTTTTTCTGAGACTGAACCCTGTCAGCTCAGGCATTACACTTTGCGCCCTCTGTTCAACCTCTTCCCCCCCGAGAATCGGTCGAACCACCTCTCTCTCCTTGCGCAGTTGGACAGGGTAGTTTCCACCGGCATCAACTCCTCGCTCCGCCATATCCGCTACCGACTTACCCACCTGCTGCAACACTGCGACGCGGGGCAATAATTCGCTTATGGCCTGCTCAAGATCAAGCTTTTCGGCTTCTCCCTGCGCTTCGACCACATTTTCACCGCCCTGCACCGTCACCAACACCACCAGGCTCGCCCTTTTTGCAGGAACTGCAGCAAGGTAGAGCTCATTGTCGAGATACTCAAACGTGCTATTCCTGTTGATGCTCACCCTTTTGACATCACTCAGCAGAGCACCACCAAGTTCATTGGTTTTACTCAATGCTGTAACAGCTCCTGCGATCTCATCAGAGACCTTTGGCTCAATGGTATTTCGTCCTTTCCCCGTGGACTCCTGTTGCTGATTCCTCAGCGACAGTTCCCTGCCGTCCTCAGCAGATACAATAGCTTCGACCAAATATGGCTGAACTGAAATTCCGCCGTTTAACAGAGTGCTCACACCACTCATCAGCTCAAGTGGTGATAGAAATTCAGGTACAGTTCCGAAGTTTCTTTCATCGGGGTTGGCGACCTTGAAAATACCACCACTTCTGTTCAGCCTTTCACTGCTATTACCAAAATCCTCTGGATAACCTGCGCTAAATCCCAGCTTTTCCCAAAGTCTCAACTCAGCACCAAGGCTGGTACTATCCTTACTTATGCTCCAGGGCTTTAAACGGCCATACGACTCAAAACTCGCCTGGATGGCAGCACTCTCTTTGAGCAGCGCTTTAAACGTATCCGGCACCACCATTGGCCTGGTGAGCATACTCTCCAGTTGATGCTGGGAGTAGACCCGGTGCTTATTGGGATTGAAAGA of the Desulfosediminicola ganghwensis genome contains:
- the murG gene encoding undecaprenyldiphospho-muramoylpentapeptide beta-N-acetylglucosaminyltransferase, producing MTPTKPIRMLITGGGTGGHLFPAVAAAQALTRREPESEVLFIGTRRKIDTTSLEKYGFASSSIYSYGLKGKTIPALLKALAVLPISFFQALSHIRRFKPDVALGVGGYVTGPVMLAARIAGVPTIVHEQNSVPGMANRKLGAIVEKVCISLPGSERFFPSEKVVFTGNPVRQDILALAGENKDTDEPKPFTLLVLGGSQGAQALNKLVTGAICSANNKAFGQFRVIHQTGARDCDWVQKSYEQAGVDAQVSAFFEDMKAVYEQADFLVSRSGATTLTELAVLGKPALLVPYPHAADDHQQKNAEHYAQGGGAFVCRESELTVESVRDTLKEMAGDVAKLAEMGKAMKRLGAPEAADKIVDVCLASVADADRTRGKGITEKINPGRVENVPKK
- the murD gene encoding UDP-N-acetylmuramoyl-L-alanine--D-glutamate ligase; this encodes MHEELKIKPGMKVGVIGLGVTGRAMVRYCLGLGAELFVSDNRSAEQLVADEAELLENSRLQWEAGGHTLEFLQQADMVVASPGIPQDHNVILGLTRLGIPVVGELAVAAPSLSMKVVAVTGTNGKTTVTALIGEILAQAGINVFVGGNIGTPLVQYLHEGGNAEVMVLELSSFQLLMAGTFAPQVAVLLNITPDHIDRHGSLEEYAAAKMRVFANQKAADTAIINGDDPLCVQLADKITSNCLKFGTSGDQKQYAAQIKGNEIWLSGAENKECYDLAGTVLANKIGAQNAAAAILAVKILGLTHDQIMAGLRSFTPAPHRLQQVTEHRGVLYVDDSKATNTGAAIAALEQLSGKAVLIAGGREKGEDYSMLKAAIRDKAKDVVLIGEAAEKMKTSFNGAVPLHMATTMADAVRKATQLAKAGDTVLLSPACASFDMFNSYGHRGQVFSEEVLRLVAEQSAEKMPDGGENDAN
- the mraY gene encoding phospho-N-acetylmuramoyl-pentapeptide-transferase, with amino-acid sequence MLYHLLYPLHTEFIGFNVFRYITFRSIGVAVTAFLIMIIFGPAFIRMIKRKQIGQVVRDDGPETHLAKQGVPTMGGLLILASITLSTLFWARLDNPLVWLLLFITVFFGMIGAFDDYKKVSKKNTAGLSARAKLLLQILGAAVVGLFIFFHPGYDGQLSLPFLKDVNPDLGWFYIVFAILVIVGSSNAVNLTDGLDGLAVGPTVVSSAVYLVFCYLAGHAVLADYLQIPHVQGSGELAIFCGAIFGACLGFLWFNAYPAQIFMGDTGSLALGGALGSVAIIIKQEFLLAIVGGIFVMEALSVIMQVGYFKMTNGKRIFLMAPFHHHFEKKGWHEPKVVVRFWIVSIILGLFAIATLKLR
- a CDS encoding UDP-N-acetylmuramoyl-L-alanyl-D-glutamate--2,6-diaminopimelate ligase translates to MDDRKNKTGNKLPPGSTATLLELFAGIDFKEVHSGQESCAQRLVGKVSSDSREIDQDDLFIALPGTRTDGHRFVAAVTAKNCAAVVVEEGSEWNVADGWQGIVVEVPDCRYAYAQIAENYYGRPAEKVKLIGITGTNGKTTTTYLLEDVLKGLGCSVGVIGTINYRYLVDDKQVVLPSPFTTPEAMQLQALLFEMTEAGVEYVIMEVSSHALEQQRIGNLRFNIAGFTNLSRDHLDYHSTMEEYFAAKTLLFSNHLDPAGCAIISTPQQPGEVEDWSGNMVDYCCQHGIRLRTCGKDARADVRIESYQSTLKKTEINLVLDGQQFSVTTPLVGHFNVDNYVTALGLALALGIQPSQAIKTLSVSIGAPGRLQRISVDDGTSVEPPVVFVDYAHTPDALKQVLATVKALPHKDLFCIFGCGGDRDNGKRPVMGGFAGEYADVAVVTDDNPRTEDPELIRSQILPGVLASGCPQMDEEWLRARTEGEHGFVMIGNRREAIARTIAAAGAGDIVLIAGKGHEKYQLGINGKHFFDDCLEAETALLSWNMESVIQAVEGRLVTSTDLSAGKPGLGKVSTDSRSIENGDIFVALRGENFNGHDFVAAVGEKGAGCAVVEKGFVADQLQVPLIEVSDTLEALGALARHRRRLLARHYQQSVVAITGSCGKTTVKEMTAAIMRRRWPAGPDYPENAVLQTKGNLNNLIGLPLSLLPLSPQNRAAVLEMGMNAPDEIRTMAKIAEADICCITNVHPVHLEGLKTIEGVAAAKEELFEEAKADAVLIINLDDPHIAKMAKSYSQRQISFSTDAGNNPTILATDIRIGADGLIRFALQLGDEQQEVCLHTVGYHNVANALASAAIGVAAGIRLVDIAAGLGDFRPADRRMVQLKTKSGVGVLNDTYNANPASMVVALKTLKEMTSGRCVAVLGDMLELGEGASEAHRQLGRVVAELDVNYLAVVGEFGGDVVSAARAAGMAADAVIWFDDKDNVPEWIEKLEDDGKVTKGDWILVKASRGLRMETIVARLTGKG